A single Catharus ustulatus isolate bCatUst1 chromosome 7, bCatUst1.pri.v2, whole genome shotgun sequence DNA region contains:
- the NABP1 gene encoding SOSS complex subunit B2 — translation MSAASDTYFLIKDIKPGLKNLNVIFIVLEIGRVTKTKDGHEVRSCKVADKTGSITICVWDEIGGLIQPGDIIRLTKGYASLWKGCLTLYTGRGGELHKIGEFCMVYSEVPNYSEPNSEHIGQNKLAQGEQNNISASSGMGTCTFGPLGNGLQTGPEASGFPFSYNHGHIYAGSGRGNGRGPVNPSPANSVQPLPPAVSNGRDPRRAFKR, via the exons ATGAGCGCGGCGAGCGACACGTATTTCCTTATAAAAGACATAAAACCCGGACTGAAAAACTTAAATGTCATCTTTATTGTGCTGGAGATCG GGCGAGTCACCAAGACGAAGGACGGGCACGAGGTGAGGTCCTGCAAGGTGGCGGACAAGACGGGCAGCATCACCATCTGCGTGTGGGACGAGATCGGCGGCCTCATCCAGCCGGGGGACATCATCCGCCTGACCAAAGG GTACGCATCTCTGTGGAAAGGATGCCTGACACTTTACACGGGACGAGGAGGGGAGCTGCATAAAATTGGGGA GTTCTGCATGGTGTACTCAGAAGTGCCAAACTACAGTGAGCCCAACTCGGAGCACATCGGGCAGAACAAACTG GCACAAGGTGAACAGAATAATATTTCTGCATCAAGTGGTATGGGTACTTGTACTTTTGGGCCACTGG gAAATGGTTTACAAACTGGACCTGAAGCAAGTGGATTTCCATTCTCATATAACCATGGCCACATTTATGCAGGTAGTGGGAGAGGCAATGGACGAGGACCTGTAAATCCATCACCAGCTAATAGTGTTCAGCCTCTTCCCCCTGCCGTCAGTAACGGGAGGGACCCACGCAGGGCCTTTAAAAGATGA